The stretch of DNA CTTCGTTTTTAGAAGAGTCGCTTAGGAAACATGCTTTAAAAAAAGAACCTTTCTAATAAATAGCACACCGAAATAACATTAGAATTCACAGGCAAAATCACACAGTAAATAGCAACTTAAAAAGCTCAAAATTTTTCACTTTGAGCTTTTTTATAATAAAATTATACAATTAAAGCTCCCTATTCTTGAATAAGTCAAGTTAGTAATATCAGTAAAAATATTGTGTAAGGAGTGACCAAAAGTACTGCGGTATATAGGCCTGGTGTATATGCTCTTAACATTATTGTCTGTAAAATGTGTAGGACATTGTGGAATAAAACAAATATTAAAAAAGAAGTATAGAGTAGTTCACTCCAAAGTTGGTTTAAGTTAAAAACAGTAATTATTGTGATGAGTGACATTATTAGAAAAATAATAACGTCTCTCTTGGCAAACGAATAAGAATTAACATTCCAGAAGCTCCAAATCTTTTGATTTACCCAAGAGTTATTCTCTTCTAATTTACTTTTTGTGTTATTTGCCCAATGCTCAACGGAAATAATTTCTTCAAAGTCGTGAAGCATAAATACTACAACAAATAACCAAATGGCATTGCTAACATCAATAGAAACCATAGTATTTCTCCTATTCTCCTATTCATAATAATTGTACAATTAACCATTTCTATCTCTTCCAAATCTCCGCCCTTTTATCGAATAATAGCATTTTAGCATCCATCTTCATTTTAACATAAATTTCCTATTTCTTCTGAGATTTTCTATCACTACTCTATTTACTATGCTATTTCTATTGTTTCTCCACGTTATTCGAACTACTTAAATATAAACTTGCAGGGTTCTTTTTTTCCATCTTTTATATCATCAAGATTTCCCTAATGTCCTCTTCCGAAAGCGTGGCCATCACTTTTTCATCCGAATCAATCACTTCATCAATTAAGTCTCTCTTCTTATCTTGCAGCTCGTTCATTTTTTCCTCGATGGTGCCGCGCGCCACGAGCTTAATAACCTGGACGACATTTTTCTGGCCCATCCGATGGGCACGGTCCGCCGCTTGCTCCTCAACAGCAGGATTCCACCATGTGTCATATAGAATCACCGTATCGGCACTCATAAGGTTAAGGCCTGTCCCTCCAGCCTTCAAGGAAATCAAAAATAAATCCCGCTCCCCACGATTAAATCGGTCGCAGATTTCTACTCGTTCTTCTGGTGGCGTTTGACCGTCCAGATAAAAGAAGGGCATTCCCTTCGCTTGTAACCTTCTGCCGATTAGCTCAAGCATTTTAGTAAACTGCGAAAAGATGAGCACCCTTCTACCAGACAACTTGGACTCGTCCACAATCCGCATCAGCTGGTCCAGCTTGGCGGACCCACCTTTATAGCCATCTACAAACAATCCAGGGTGACAGCAAAGCTGGCGAAGACGCGTTAAGCCAGCCAATATTTTAATACGATTTTTCCTAATCGTATCCCTATCGAGATGTTTCAACGTATCGTGTCTTAATTTCGCTAGATAAGCAGCATACAGCCTCTTTTGTTCAGGATACAACTCCACTGATTCCCGAGACTCCATTTTTTCAGGAAGCTCTGCAAGAACATCCTCCTTTAAGCGCCTCAAGAGAAATGGCCGGATTCTTCGGGCAATCGCTTTTCTAGAAAGCTTACTATATTCCTTTAATCCTAGAAACAGCTCCGGAAAAACCACATGAAAAATGGACCACAGCTCTTCGAGTGAGTTTTCAACCGGAGTACCTGTTAATGCAAAGCGATGACGTGACTGCAGCTTCTTAGCCGCTCGTGCTGTTTGCGTTAATGGATTTTTAAAGGCCTGGGCCTCATCAAAAAATAAGGCGTGAAAAGTCTGTTTCTCTAACCAGCCAATTTCACGACGCAATAACGGGTAGGAGATGATCATCACATCCACTTCCGTCACCTTTTTTAGCCGTTTGGTCCTCTCCGTTTTATCGCCATCAATCACAATGGCATCTAACTCGGGAGCAAATTTTCGAATCTCACTTAGCCAGTTATAGGTTAAGGATGCAGGACAGACAATCAGAACCGGCTCCTTGCTCTTACGAATCTCAGGCAACTCGGACACAATATACGCCAAACTTTGAATGGTTTTTCCAAGTCCCATATCATCTGCTAAAATCCCACCAAAGCCATAGTATGCAAGTGTTTTCATCCATTTGTAGCCGAGCTTTTGATACTCTTTCAGAATATGCACTAAACTGCTTGGCACTTCAAACTCAAGCTGACCCGGGTTCATTAGATGGTCAAGGAACTGACGGAAGGATTCCTCCAGCTTAAACGCATCGCTTACCTCCACCACATCAAGAAGTTGCAGACTCTGCTCGACCGGTAACTCCAATCCTGCAGCCAAATCTTTATCCTTCATTTGAGGGGACTGAATAAATCGTTGGATCTCATTCATTTCTCTTGATTCTAATGAAAAAAGAGCGCCATTCGGCAAACGGTAATATTTCCGTTTTTCCTCCAACGCGGCTAATACCTCGCGAATTTGATGTTCGGATACACCGTCCATTTCAAATTTGAATTCCAGCCAGTTCGTCCGTTCTTTTTTGACCTTCACCCTTATTTGCGGATGGGTTGTCCCTCTGAAGATCCGATTTCTAACAGCTGTCGTTGCATAAATTCGCACCAGCTTTTGAAGTTTTGGAAGCATATGAACAAGAAACTCATACTCCAACTCCTCATTATGCAAAAAATAACCCCCATCCGTCGTAGCGAATTCACTATCTCTCATGAGTTGTAGAATCTCTTCTTCCTTCTCTACCTCTCTTACGATCAGGTTGTCAGCTGGCAGCTCTCTCTTTTCCAATGGGTTAATCATCATATGATCATAATGAAACTCAAGGCCTGCAAGAAGGCGATTACTTACTCGGTCCAAGTAGAGTTTAGCCACCAATGGGGTACTCATGACCTGCTTCCTAATCGACTCAGCGATTGTCACTTGCCCTAGCTTTTTTAGGCCTGGTGCGACCTTTTCAAGGAAAAACGAAATTTTGCCCTGCGGAATAGGAATTTGCTCCATTCCTGTGTTTGCAAGCATTTGTTTTAGTTCAGTGAGACGCTTGCAGTCTTGCATTTCTAACTGTTTAATTTTCCCTTCATATAAAACGGAATGATAGGCATCTAAGACAAGTACTTGCTCAAAGCCTTTAACATATAATTGAAATCCATTTGCATTTGTTTCTGTAAACTGAAACTGCAATGGCGTCAATTCATGCGTTACATGAAGTCCTTCAAACGTCTGCCCGCCATTCACAAGCTTTACCTGAGGTACCTTTAAAAGTAACGGTAGCAACTGTTCCCAGGACGAAGAAGGAATTGGTAATATTCGTTTCTCGCTGGTGTCAGGCACCCTGTTCGTATAAATTTTTTCATCACGATGTACTTGAATGAGCTGCTGAATGACGGCATCGGTTTCTTTTGAAAAACAATGCTGACTAGGGTCATACGTAAAGTCATGAGAAAGGGAGGCTGATCTGCCTATTCCTACTTGTTCTAGAAAGGCACGAATATCTGTAACGCTAGTGGACTCGACCGCCAATTCGATTCCAAAGAGGTAATGCCCACCACCAAGATCGACCGGTCGGCAGGTAAACTCCACCTCAAGAACCTCCCTCGTTTCAAAATGGTTTTGGTGACCACTAGAGCGCACAGGCCGATCCGAGAAAAGGGTGAATAAGTTTTCTGTTAGTCCGTTTGTGCTATTTAGACTCGGAATCGTGCCTTGACGCTGATGCTCGGAAATCGCCAATAAAACAGCAGCAATATGCTGGCAATCCTTATTAAATGATGCAAGCTTTGGGCAGTTGCATTCCGTCTTTAGCTTCCCATCTGTCCCCGTTTCAATCACCACATGAAAAGCTTCATCAGCAGTTACCGTCGCATGGCAACGTTCAGGTTCATAGACCTCAAAGGTCACTTTGTCCGTCCGATAAAAATAATCCCCTCGTTTGAAGGAGACAGTGCCACACATTTCTTTGATAAGTTTATGATTTAAAGGTATATTCACGTGCTTTCCCCTCCTCATGAGGATCAGATTCAATAGTACGATTGTAACACAAACAAACAAGAGAAGGGGGACAGTCCCCCACTGCGCTAAAGCGCCGGGGGACTGTCCCCTTCTCACTACTCTTCTCTGTAATCTCTTAAGTTAAAATAACCAACATAGGTTACTGGTCTAAATTCTACTGCTTTGTATACGGGTACCATCATCCTGTCAAACTGAAATAATTTATCCACGTACTCATAATCCACCGAAAATCCTTGGTAGGTATCATGAGTCAAGTCTTTAAAATATGCATTCTTCAGTTCATACCCTGTTTCTAACTCCTCAAGGCATTTTCTAATGATTTCTTGATAGGGAGATAGCTCCGAAGGGATTACCATTCTTTTAAGACCTGCAATAATCTCTTCCCCTTGCTTCATACTTTCAGCTCGATTCAACTCAATTTCCTCATTGGACTTCCCCTCGACAATCGCTGTTAAAAAGTCCGTTTCAGATTGTTTTTGTTTACTAACAAGTTTAATAATTTCATTTTGAAAATGAATTAACGCCACCTGCTGCTGCCGAACGGTCGAAAGGCTGGCTTGATTATTTTTTGGTTCTGGGATAAAACTTTGTACCAGCAGTACAAGGCAGCCTACCGCTAGGACCAAACTGGCTGCATATTTAAACCTCTGGATGTGTTGAGATGTTCGGGATGATTTTTTAGATTGCTTAATTATTTTCTTTTTAATGGTCTTCGAAAGTTCTAGATCCTTAAAATACGTATCATCGAGACATTCCTTTAATGAACGAAGCTCATCTTCCATCATCATCCCTCGCTTCTTTTCGAACCTTCTTTTGTAAAAGCTCTTTTGCCCTTCTTAGCCGCGTCCGAATCGTGTTCTCATTTAGATGTAAAAGAAGCGAGATTTCATCTACGCGATAATTTTCATAATAAAAGAGAATAATAACTTCCCTGTACTTTACAGGCAAGTTGAGCACAGCTGTAGCTAATTCCTTTTTTTGCGATCTTTCCAAAACCTGATCTAATACGCTGTCCTTCACCGTTGTTTGCTTAGGAGCAAAATCTAAGTAAAGCAAATTTCTAAAGGACCAGCTCTTCAAATAATCCTTACAAAGGTTGATGGTTATGGAATAAACCCATGTTTTTACTGAGGATTCCCCTCGAAAATGATCCCAGTTTTTAAAACATTTCAAGAATGCTTCTTGCGTGAGATCCTCTGCTACTTTTTGATCCTTAACATATGTAAACGCAAGCTTTAGTATCTTGCTTCCCAATGTTTCCACTAGTTCCTCCAGCATGACTTCCTTATTAATGCTCGATACATCAATAGGAGCGGGCTGCTTCGGTTTATTTATCTTCATTGGGTCCCCCCGTTTCTATACTTTCTGTTCTGAATAATTAGACGATCATTTGCCGATTTTTTATTCATTTTTTCTAAAAATAAAAATTTATGAGTTTTCGGGTTTAAGATGGAACGGTACGATTCTGTTGGTTGTCCATAAATAATTCTTTCCATCAATGAATAAAATGCCTATGACCGTTATTTTTTCTAATGAACTATGAAAGTAGGTATCTGCCAATGAAGTACAAAATACATCGATGTAACTGCAGAGAGGTTTGGTCGATTCAAAACCGAAAGACCAAGACTATAGCGAGTTCCTTACTTCTGGATGGCCATTGGAAAGCTGAATTGAAGCCCGAAAGAAAATACAACCCCAAAGGCTTTGTTACCACAAATAGTAGTCAGGCTATTATTTTTAATCCTCCCCTTGAACTTGTGGAACAATATGAAAAAGTCTCCCAATTGATCTATGACAAAAAGAATATAGATTTTAATGTCGACCACGGTGAATATTTATATTTTACTGAAGATGGCAGCTGCTATATTCTTAGAAAATTAGACTAGGAAATGGAAAATTGACCACAAAATGAATTTAATCAAACGTTTGATTAGTTTTTTCATGCAGGTTTCTTTCCTATTTATAAAGAATATAAGAGGATATCATAATTTTGCAAGGTGGTTCAGTTTATGGGGATGTCTGAGTATTATCAAAAACTACGTGAAAAAGTAGGCAATGAGTTGATTTTTATGCCAAGTGTTGCCGGAATCGTTCGGAATACGGTTGGAGAAATTCTGTTACAGAATAAAGGGAATGGCGAAAAATGGAGTCTTCCTGCAGGGGCCATTGAGCTTGGAGAAGCACCAGCTGAAGCGGTTGTCCGTGAAGTATGGGAAGAGACAGGATTAATTGTTTCACCTAGAAAACTATTAGGCGTTTTTGGAGGAAAAGACTACCGTTACCAATATCCTAATGGTCATCAGGTCGAATATAACATCTTTATGTTTGATTGCGAGATTCAGAGTGGGGAGCTAAATCCAATCGATAACGAAACAGCTGAACTCCGCTATTTTCACCCAGACGATATGCCTGAACTGGCTTTACCTTACCCAAAGCATTTATTTTCACAAGCAGGGAATGCTGAATTGTATTTTCAGTGGGATAAAGAGTGGTTAACTCTAAGATAAAATAGTAGTCCCCCTCTCAATTTTGAAAGGGGGACTACTGTTTTTAACAAGAAAAGTAAAGATTTAGAGGAAATCCTATAAGTTAAGTGATTAATTCTACAAAACCAGAGAGGAATTCTACAAAATTTTAATTTATTCTACAAAGTCGGGGTAGGATTCTACAAAACTTGGAAATAAACTCCCAATTCCACCTCAAAAGAACTGATTCACAGAGTTATTCTACAAAATCGAGAGCGAATTCTACAAAATTTCAACCTATTCTACAAATTCAAGAAGGAATTCTACAAAAGATGGAAATCTCCTTCCAACCCACTAAGAAACACCCATAAAATAAAAGAGCAGGGCTTGAAGCCTTGCTCGAGTACAGTAATTATCTCTTTATTGGGCGCTCCAACGTTAAAATCTCATCCTCAAGAGACGCATACCGCTCCTCCACCACACGTTTCACATCTAAAACAGCCGCATTATAAAAATGTGGCGCAAGTGTATCCTTCACAAAATCCAACACTCTTTCTGCCGCAAATTCAGATAATTCCTCGTCTCTCTCATCAGAAAAGAAAGATTGAATGTCAGAGATCATAACCTGTTGCTGCTCTTTTGTTAATTTAAAAAACATCTTAGCCCACTCCTTACAATTTCAATACTGTCACTATACCTGCGAAAATATGAAAATTATAGGCTATATTTTTACGAAAGTTTGTGTCAACAAATGGTCAACCTTTTACGACCTGCTCATCTAACCAATGTATCATATCCTCAAAAAATTGTTCCCGCTCTAAATCATCAAACGGCCGGTGCCTCATATGAGGGTATTCAAACTTCTGTTTGTTTGAAGAAGAAACGGTATCAAAGAATTGGTGAAGCTTCTCAGGTGGCGTTAGCTCATCTTCGAGTCCAAACTGTAACAAAAAAGGCAGTTTAATAGTTTTTGCCTCATTCGCTAACCGCGCCACTGTTCGCATTAGACCACGTCCCAACCCAGGTGTGACGACATCATGGCGTAACTCATCCGCAGCTAGTCTATCAAGTTCCTCAGGATCCTTCGTTAATACTTGCGGGTTACCGGTTTTTACAATACTATAATCCGGTTTAAGTTTCCCCATTAACGTAATGAGTAATCTTTCAGAAGGTGTCACTTCATAGGATATGGCAGGAGAAACGGCAATGAGCCCTGCCAGTCCTTCACTATAATCCAACGTATAATCAAGAACAATCACTCCACCAATGCTATGCCCCACAATAAAGAGTGGCAGTTCAGGCACCTCCGAGGCTACCAGCTTTCTAAACGCATGTAAATCATTCCTATATTCCGCCCACTCTTTAATAAAACCCCTTTTACCTGTGCTTTTCCCATGTCCACGCAAATCAAATCCATACACTAAATAATCCTGACTCACCAAGCTATTACTAAGATTCCGCAACCCGCCACTATGATCCCCATGACCATGAACTAAAATAACAGCGGCTTTTGGAGCTGTAGCATTTGGATACAGCACTTGATAAAATAATTCCACTCCGTTGACACCCTTTAATTGACCCTCTTTTTTCATGCCGGTCCCCCGCTTTTATATGTTTTCAATCTGGTAACTTCACACTATAATACCTCATGGACCTTGGTACCCCTTTTAATTCAAGGACACCATTATAGATTAGATGTCTAATTCTATATTCTAAATAAAAGTAACCCACGATCTCATCAATCCGATGAAGTGTTTCACCTATTACTCTCCCCGTACGGATAAAATCTCGGGTTAATGGGTTGGCTAAAATATTCCTTTTTCTTTCATTCTATGTTACTGTCTTTAAAAAACAAAACATTTTTACAAAGAGGGGTATTTATGAACATACTTTGGGATTTCGACGGGACTCTTTTTGATACCTATCCAGCATTGGTGGAGGGATTCATCAAATTAAGCAAACAAGACTTGGACCGCACGGAAGTGTTGAAATGGCTAAA from Bacillus sp. SLBN-46 encodes:
- a CDS encoding DUF2164 domain-containing protein, which produces MFFKLTKEQQQVMISDIQSFFSDERDEELSEFAAERVLDFVKDTLAPHFYNAAVLDVKRVVEERYASLEDEILTLERPIKR
- a CDS encoding HXXEE domain-containing protein, giving the protein MVSIDVSNAIWLFVVVFMLHDFEEIISVEHWANNTKSKLEENNSWVNQKIWSFWNVNSYSFAKRDVIIFLIMSLITIITVFNLNQLWSELLYTSFLIFVLFHNVLHILQTIMLRAYTPGLYTAVLLVTPYTIFLLILLT
- a CDS encoding sigma-70 family RNA polymerase sigma factor; amino-acid sequence: MKINKPKQPAPIDVSSINKEVMLEELVETLGSKILKLAFTYVKDQKVAEDLTQEAFLKCFKNWDHFRGESSVKTWVYSITINLCKDYLKSWSFRNLLYLDFAPKQTTVKDSVLDQVLERSQKKELATAVLNLPVKYREVIILFYYENYRVDEISLLLHLNENTIRTRLRRAKELLQKKVRKEARDDDGR
- a CDS encoding alpha/beta hydrolase, with translation MKKEGQLKGVNGVELFYQVLYPNATAPKAAVILVHGHGDHSGGLRNLSNSLVSQDYLVYGFDLRGHGKSTGKRGFIKEWAEYRNDLHAFRKLVASEVPELPLFIVGHSIGGVIVLDYTLDYSEGLAGLIAVSPAISYEVTPSERLLITLMGKLKPDYSIVKTGNPQVLTKDPEELDRLAADELRHDVVTPGLGRGLMRTVARLANEAKTIKLPFLLQFGLEDELTPPEKLHQFFDTVSSSNKQKFEYPHMRHRPFDDLEREQFFEDMIHWLDEQVVKG
- a CDS encoding DUF3658 domain-containing protein, with product MLANPLTRDFIRTGRVIGETLHRIDEIVGYFYLEYRIRHLIYNGVLELKGVPRSMRYYSVKLPD
- a CDS encoding DEAD/DEAH box helicase, with product MNIPLNHKLIKEMCGTVSFKRGDYFYRTDKVTFEVYEPERCHATVTADEAFHVVIETGTDGKLKTECNCPKLASFNKDCQHIAAVLLAISEHQRQGTIPSLNSTNGLTENLFTLFSDRPVRSSGHQNHFETREVLEVEFTCRPVDLGGGHYLFGIELAVESTSVTDIRAFLEQVGIGRSASLSHDFTYDPSQHCFSKETDAVIQQLIQVHRDEKIYTNRVPDTSEKRILPIPSSSWEQLLPLLLKVPQVKLVNGGQTFEGLHVTHELTPLQFQFTETNANGFQLYVKGFEQVLVLDAYHSVLYEGKIKQLEMQDCKRLTELKQMLANTGMEQIPIPQGKISFFLEKVAPGLKKLGQVTIAESIRKQVMSTPLVAKLYLDRVSNRLLAGLEFHYDHMMINPLEKRELPADNLIVREVEKEEEILQLMRDSEFATTDGGYFLHNEELEYEFLVHMLPKLQKLVRIYATTAVRNRIFRGTTHPQIRVKVKKERTNWLEFKFEMDGVSEHQIREVLAALEEKRKYYRLPNGALFSLESREMNEIQRFIQSPQMKDKDLAAGLELPVEQSLQLLDVVEVSDAFKLEESFRQFLDHLMNPGQLEFEVPSSLVHILKEYQKLGYKWMKTLAYYGFGGILADDMGLGKTIQSLAYIVSELPEIRKSKEPVLIVCPASLTYNWLSEIRKFAPELDAIVIDGDKTERTKRLKKVTEVDVMIISYPLLRREIGWLEKQTFHALFFDEAQAFKNPLTQTARAAKKLQSRHRFALTGTPVENSLEELWSIFHVVFPELFLGLKEYSKLSRKAIARRIRPFLLRRLKEDVLAELPEKMESRESVELYPEQKRLYAAYLAKLRHDTLKHLDRDTIRKNRIKILAGLTRLRQLCCHPGLFVDGYKGGSAKLDQLMRIVDESKLSGRRVLIFSQFTKMLELIGRRLQAKGMPFFYLDGQTPPEERVEICDRFNRGERDLFLISLKAGGTGLNLMSADTVILYDTWWNPAVEEQAADRAHRMGQKNVVQVIKLVARGTIEEKMNELQDKKRDLIDEVIDSDEKVMATLSEEDIREILMI
- a CDS encoding NUDIX domain-containing protein — its product is MGMSEYYQKLREKVGNELIFMPSVAGIVRNTVGEILLQNKGNGEKWSLPAGAIELGEAPAEAVVREVWEETGLIVSPRKLLGVFGGKDYRYQYPNGHQVEYNIFMFDCEIQSGELNPIDNETAELRYFHPDDMPELALPYPKHLFSQAGNAELYFQWDKEWLTLR